One Candidatus Nitrososphaera evergladensis SR1 genomic window carries:
- a CDS encoding helix-turn-helix transcriptional regulator produces the protein MTIAAILASASTGGGGVASAQVPPSSSSPSPAYTHDSIFMALFANGDALVEYDIQIANANATTTNPPGKIKIKLFGTNINELIVTDLDDRILPTKMLTSGEVEITPGNATGARISYLTPDLVNKVGRTWTFTLQAPIEVAVKMPADSVPIDYGGNVPTLSPIGSQTLLTFKAGTIHFSYLVGTLGTEDQADITIKFADAAIKQAKASYQGIMLPEEETLLANAVAAKNAGKFGDAIKLATQASDQVQRVIPDYTAAQSEISRAGAQISQASSQGRDTSRATALLDQANSEFSQGKYSEAISTATQAVAALNGGSPQQFSTTLLMIIAGVVVAGGGAGAYLFFFRKRMRKPAPASSTTTMFQDPDPNGSGAQSALEPQQQEEEGEEGREEPEETDAISTQANAPPFESARALAGIPESQTDTGLLARIVSKIIEEKPHLRPEDRDVLGFLAEKEGAAFESEVRTRFSLPKTTVWRLVKRLEREELVEIRKAGGQNLIKLRFEGRQA, from the coding sequence ATGACGATCGCGGCCATCCTTGCTAGCGCAAGCACGGGCGGAGGAGGAGTAGCCAGTGCGCAAGTGCCGCCATCTTCATCATCACCATCGCCAGCTTATACCCACGACTCGATATTCATGGCGCTTTTTGCAAACGGCGACGCGCTGGTAGAGTACGACATACAGATAGCAAACGCTAATGCCACCACCACCAATCCTCCCGGCAAGATAAAAATCAAGCTTTTTGGCACCAACATAAACGAGCTCATCGTCACCGACCTTGATGACAGGATCCTACCGACCAAGATGCTGACGTCCGGCGAGGTAGAAATAACGCCGGGGAACGCTACGGGAGCTAGGATAAGCTATCTTACACCTGACTTGGTCAACAAGGTAGGGAGGACATGGACGTTTACCCTTCAAGCTCCAATAGAGGTGGCAGTAAAGATGCCCGCAGACAGCGTCCCCATCGACTATGGCGGCAACGTGCCGACGCTCAGCCCCATCGGGAGCCAGACCCTGCTTACATTCAAGGCAGGAACCATCCACTTCAGCTACCTCGTTGGCACGCTTGGAACGGAGGATCAGGCAGACATCACGATCAAGTTTGCCGATGCGGCCATCAAACAGGCAAAGGCAAGCTACCAGGGCATAATGCTTCCAGAGGAAGAAACGCTCCTCGCCAACGCGGTGGCGGCAAAGAACGCCGGCAAGTTTGGAGACGCCATCAAGCTGGCAACGCAGGCAAGTGATCAGGTCCAGCGAGTGATACCCGATTATACGGCGGCGCAATCAGAGATTTCGCGCGCCGGCGCGCAGATATCGCAGGCATCAAGCCAGGGCCGCGATACTTCCCGTGCGACAGCGCTCCTTGACCAGGCCAACTCGGAGTTCTCGCAGGGCAAGTATTCGGAGGCAATTTCTACAGCCACCCAGGCTGTCGCGGCATTAAACGGCGGATCGCCGCAGCAGTTTTCGACAACGCTGCTCATGATAATAGCAGGGGTGGTAGTTGCCGGGGGCGGCGCGGGCGCGTACCTGTTCTTCTTCCGAAAAAGGATGCGCAAGCCGGCGCCAGCCTCCTCTACAACGACAATGTTTCAAGATCCAGATCCCAACGGCTCTGGCGCGCAGTCCGCGCTGGAGCCGCAGCAGCAAGAAGAAGAGGGGGAGGAGGGAAGAGAAGAGCCGGAAGAAACCGATGCTATTTCAACGCAGGCAAACGCGCCCCCGTTCGAGTCTGCAAGGGCACTTGCAGGCATACCCGAGTCGCAGACAGACACCGGCCTGCTTGCAAGAATAGTCTCAAAGATAATCGAAGAAAAGCCTCACCTGAGGCCCGAAGACCGCGACGTGCTTGGGTTCCTTGCTGAAAAGGAAGGCGCGGCATTTGAGAGCGAAGTGCGCACAAGGTTCAGCCTGCCCAAGACGACCGTCTGGAGGCTGGTAAAGCGGCTAGAACGCGAGGAGCTTGTCGAGATAAGAAAGGCAGGCGGCCAGAACCTCATAAAGCTCAGGTTTGAGGGAAGGCAGGCATAG
- a CDS encoding CBS domain-containing protein, translating into MSSGPDITSLLSLPIENFINMNVVIMEGDRYVDQALEKMKERGVRSVLVSHQGEVVGIVSKTDILFKVMSQGRNPGKVKLREIMTSPVLAVGPHSTVQETLAMMDKHVVRQLIVTAQSAVLGMVYRDDIFERIHLSTMSTADAALKGTPVCIINPKAIAYIKDLSAAAVVCPYCELPFDSKDALSKHIDRLHTGSGVLEGDVRRTFE; encoded by the coding sequence ATGAGTTCAGGCCCCGACATCACGTCGCTTCTTTCCCTGCCCATAGAGAATTTCATCAACATGAACGTCGTCATAATGGAAGGCGACAGGTACGTGGACCAGGCCCTTGAAAAGATGAAGGAAAGGGGAGTGCGAAGCGTCCTCGTTTCCCACCAGGGCGAGGTCGTCGGCATCGTCAGCAAGACAGACATTCTGTTCAAGGTCATGTCGCAGGGCAGAAACCCCGGCAAGGTAAAACTGCGAGAGATAATGACAAGCCCGGTGCTTGCAGTGGGCCCGCACAGCACGGTGCAAGAGACGCTTGCCATGATGGACAAGCACGTCGTCCGGCAGTTGATAGTCACGGCACAGTCGGCGGTGCTTGGCATGGTATACCGCGACGACATTTTTGAGCGCATACACCTGTCTACAATGTCAACCGCTGATGCGGCATTGAAGGGGACGCCGGTGTGCATCATAAACCCAAAGGCCATTGCGTACATCAAGGACCTGAGCGCCGCGGCAGTCGTGTGCCCGTACTGCGAATTGCCTTTTGACTCTAAAGACGCGCTGTCAAAGCACATCGACAGGCTGCATACTGGCTCTGGAGTGCTTGAAGGCGACGTCCGCAGAACGTTTGAATAG
- the purB gene encoding adenylosuccinate lyase, whose protein sequence is MPILPIDSGRYGSKEMRAIFSDEQRLQYQLDFEAAVAQVQARIKMVPEDAAKEIGRAAKSGKITLERVAELEAKSEHDTAAMVEAISEQVPASARPWVHYGLTSNDVVDTSTCMQMRDAFSIIEGKVAKLAQSLADRAVEFRDVPAVGRTHGQHASIISFGLKFAVWASEMARHIERIEEGKKRFLLCKTRGVVGTGSLMGDRALEVERLVAGDLGLWPVDAATQVIPRERYSEMQFLMALIGSTLDKMAIEIRNLQRTEIAEVAEPFKKGQMGSSAVPVKRNPIKSERVSSLARMLKSLVSVSMDNIPLWHERDLSNSANERFTLPMAAILLDEMLNATAKVVAELKVNKERVVANLDMTKGQIYAEFVLEALVKKGVARFDAYRDIQRVAFAAIESGEQFLDAVSKDESIGKHLSRKEIAAIFQAENHLAASGKIVDNVARLVKDITKKNE, encoded by the coding sequence GTGCCAATACTGCCCATAGACTCGGGACGCTACGGTAGCAAGGAGATGCGTGCAATTTTCAGCGACGAGCAGCGCCTCCAGTACCAGCTGGACTTTGAAGCTGCAGTCGCCCAGGTTCAGGCCAGGATAAAGATGGTGCCCGAAGATGCGGCAAAAGAGATTGGCAGGGCCGCAAAATCCGGCAAAATCACGCTTGAGCGCGTTGCAGAACTGGAGGCAAAAAGCGAGCACGACACTGCGGCCATGGTGGAAGCGATAAGCGAACAGGTTCCGGCAAGCGCCAGGCCGTGGGTGCACTATGGGCTTACCAGCAACGATGTCGTTGACACGTCAACGTGCATGCAGATGCGCGATGCGTTTTCAATCATCGAGGGCAAGGTGGCAAAACTTGCTCAGTCGCTTGCAGACAGGGCAGTCGAGTTCCGCGACGTGCCGGCAGTGGGGCGCACGCACGGCCAGCACGCAAGCATCATCTCGTTTGGGCTGAAATTTGCAGTGTGGGCGTCAGAGATGGCGCGCCACATAGAGCGCATCGAGGAGGGCAAAAAGCGCTTTCTCCTCTGCAAGACCCGCGGCGTCGTTGGCACCGGGTCGCTGATGGGAGACCGGGCCCTTGAAGTGGAGAGGCTGGTTGCAGGCGACCTTGGCCTCTGGCCGGTAGACGCCGCGACGCAGGTGATCCCAAGGGAGCGCTATTCGGAGATGCAGTTTCTGATGGCCCTCATTGGGTCGACGCTTGACAAGATGGCAATAGAGATACGCAACCTGCAGCGCACAGAAATTGCCGAGGTTGCCGAGCCTTTCAAAAAGGGCCAGATGGGCTCCAGCGCAGTTCCCGTCAAGCGCAACCCGATAAAGAGCGAGCGCGTATCTTCCCTTGCAAGGATGCTAAAGTCGCTTGTCTCTGTGTCGATGGACAACATACCGCTCTGGCACGAGCGCGACCTGTCCAACTCGGCAAACGAGCGCTTCACGCTCCCGATGGCCGCCATCCTGCTTGACGAGATGCTGAACGCGACGGCCAAGGTGGTGGCAGAACTAAAGGTGAACAAGGAGCGCGTGGTCGCAAACCTTGACATGACAAAAGGGCAGATCTACGCCGAGTTTGTCCTTGAAGCGCTCGTGAAAAAGGGCGTTGCGCGCTTTGATGCGTACCGGGACATCCAGCGCGTGGCCTTTGCGGCAATAGAGTCGGGCGAGCAGTTCCTTGACGCAGTGTCAAAAGACGAGAGCATCGGCAAGCACCTTTCAAGAAAAGAAATAGCTGCAATATTTCAGGCAGAGAACCACCTTGCAGCATCGGGCAAGATCGTGGATAATGTTGCCAGGCTCGTCAAGGACATTACCAAGAAGAATGAGTAA
- a CDS encoding RtcB family protein codes for MKVPVSIYANDSLIAKMVTDRTIDQAANVATLPGVRKHVVVLPDGHEGYGFPVGGVAATDVEDGVISPGGVGYDINCGVRLLRTSLTENDVRPRLKDLVNDLFKSIPSGVGSEGAVRLTKSELDELLVEGVGWAVRHGYGTSHDAEVCEESGTMKGADPGSVSDTARKRGAPQLGSLGSGNHFLELQKVDRIFDERAAKAMGIEKQGQLTVLVHCGSRGFGHQICTDYLRVSESALRKYNISLPDRELACVPNNSKEGESYRKAMFSALNFAWANRQMITHWTRKTFERFFGMSEDGLKMDLVYDVSHNIAKVERHRIDGEGTREVVVHRKGATRAFPSGMEQVPDKYRALGQPVIIPGSMGTASWILLGGKNSLDLSFGSTAHGAGRTMSRSAAKRSYTPEGVRGNLESKGIYLKALTKDGMVEETPEAYKDVDAVADVSDALGIATKVVRLVPIGVIKG; via the coding sequence ATGAAGGTGCCGGTCAGCATTTACGCTAACGATTCGCTCATTGCCAAGATGGTGACCGACAGGACCATCGACCAGGCGGCAAACGTCGCCACCCTGCCAGGCGTAAGAAAGCACGTCGTTGTGTTGCCGGACGGCCACGAAGGCTATGGCTTTCCGGTGGGAGGCGTGGCCGCAACCGACGTCGAAGATGGCGTTATCAGCCCCGGAGGCGTGGGCTATGACATCAACTGCGGCGTGAGGCTCTTGCGCACAAGCCTCACGGAAAACGACGTGAGGCCGCGCCTGAAGGACCTCGTAAACGACCTGTTCAAGTCCATTCCTTCCGGCGTTGGAAGCGAAGGCGCCGTGAGGCTGACAAAGTCAGAACTGGACGAGCTCCTAGTTGAAGGGGTCGGCTGGGCGGTGAGGCACGGCTATGGCACAAGCCACGACGCCGAAGTGTGCGAGGAATCCGGCACGATGAAGGGCGCCGACCCCGGAAGCGTGTCTGACACTGCAAGAAAGAGGGGCGCGCCACAGCTTGGCTCGCTTGGCTCTGGCAACCATTTCCTGGAACTGCAAAAGGTTGACAGGATCTTTGACGAGCGCGCCGCAAAGGCGATGGGCATCGAAAAGCAAGGGCAGCTGACGGTGCTGGTGCACTGCGGCTCCCGGGGCTTTGGCCACCAGATCTGCACCGACTATTTGCGCGTGTCCGAGTCTGCGCTGCGCAAGTACAACATCTCGCTTCCAGACAGGGAGCTTGCGTGCGTGCCAAACAACTCCAAAGAGGGCGAAAGTTATAGAAAGGCAATGTTCTCTGCCCTCAACTTTGCATGGGCCAACCGCCAGATGATAACCCACTGGACCAGAAAGACGTTTGAGAGATTTTTCGGCATGTCAGAGGACGGATTAAAGATGGACCTTGTGTACGACGTGTCTCACAACATCGCAAAAGTAGAGCGCCACAGGATTGACGGCGAGGGTACCCGCGAGGTAGTCGTGCACCGCAAGGGCGCAACGAGGGCGTTTCCGTCTGGCATGGAGCAGGTTCCGGATAAGTACCGCGCGCTTGGGCAGCCGGTGATAATACCGGGCTCGATGGGGACTGCCAGCTGGATACTGCTTGGAGGCAAGAACTCGCTTGACCTCAGCTTTGGCTCGACTGCGCACGGCGCAGGCAGGACCATGTCAAGGTCTGCCGCAAAGCGCAGCTACACGCCAGAAGGCGTCCGGGGTAACCTGGAGTCAAAGGGCATCTACCTCAAGGCGCTTACAAAGGACGGCATGGTGGAGGAGACGCCAGAGGCGTACAAGGACGTCGACGCAGTTGCAGACGTGTCAGACGCCCTTGGCATCGCGACAAAGGTAGTAAGGCTTGTGCCCATCGGGGTGATAAAGGGTTGA
- a CDS encoding DNA-binding protein has protein sequence MSGSGDNDPDIEIIKARKMKEMREKAAAFEKAKNAPIAEEKKKMKTPREIVFSYLYDRGDEVLNAAYAQFPAQTEAIVVKISELILAGELQSRISGGELLSLFRSVGLRVRIDTSIKVEKDGKLISFSDRLKQDNE, from the coding sequence TTGAGCGGCAGCGGCGACAACGACCCGGACATCGAAATCATAAAGGCGCGCAAGATGAAGGAGATGCGCGAAAAGGCCGCGGCCTTTGAAAAGGCAAAGAACGCGCCAATAGCAGAAGAAAAAAAGAAAATGAAGACGCCAAGGGAAATAGTATTTTCATATCTTTATGACAGGGGTGACGAAGTGCTAAATGCCGCCTATGCGCAGTTCCCGGCGCAGACAGAAGCCATCGTGGTAAAAATATCAGAGCTGATACTTGCCGGAGAGCTCCAATCCCGGATTTCCGGAGGAGAACTGCTGTCGTTGTTCAGGTCGGTCGGCCTGCGAGTCAGAATTGACACTTCAATAAAAGTGGAAAAGGACGGCAAATTGATATCGTTTTCAGACAGGCTGAAGCAGGATAATGAGTGA
- a CDS encoding 30S ribosomal protein S11 has translation MSEQDEVTQTRWGVAHIFSSYNNTLVHITDLSGSETISFSSGGRHVTADRYESSPYAAMKSAVAAAEVAKGKGINALHIRVRAVGGVGPRIPGPGAQAAIRALARAGFRIGRIDDVTPIPHDTTRKPGGRRGRRV, from the coding sequence ATGTCTGAGCAAGACGAAGTTACGCAGACAAGGTGGGGAGTAGCCCACATCTTTAGCAGTTACAATAACACTCTTGTGCATATCACCGACCTGAGCGGCAGTGAAACCATTTCATTCAGCTCTGGCGGACGCCACGTTACCGCCGACAGGTACGAGTCGTCGCCGTACGCAGCCATGAAGTCAGCAGTCGCAGCTGCAGAAGTTGCAAAGGGCAAGGGCATCAACGCGCTGCACATCCGCGTAAGGGCGGTTGGCGGCGTCGGCCCAAGGATACCCGGCCCGGGCGCACAGGCAGCAATCAGGGCCCTTGCAAGGGCTGGATTTCGCATCGGCAGGATTGACGACGTGACTCCAATCCCGCACGACACGACGAGAAAGCCCGGTGGAAGAAGGGGCAGAAGGGTCTAG
- a CDS encoding class I SAM-dependent methyltransferase has product MVDFKDLFSRQSKEYAASRPTYPKALFEFLAGLVEHRELAWDCATGNGQAAAFLAGYFDSVVASDASKKQIENARAGPNVRFAVFPAEKPDLADASVDLITVAVALHWFRFDDFYREVRRVAKKGTVIAAWAYGLHSVSPEVDRITQTFYRDVLGRYWPAEVRYVENRYKDIPFPFPQIKAPNFQIELEWDIHNLIGYLYSWSGTQKYIEENKSDPLEMIYPELEAAWGKEHAKRKVVWPIYLKVGRL; this is encoded by the coding sequence TTGGTCGATTTTAAGGATCTGTTCTCCAGGCAGTCCAAAGAGTATGCCGCATCAAGGCCCACGTATCCAAAGGCTCTCTTTGAATTCCTTGCAGGGCTTGTAGAGCACAGGGAGCTGGCGTGGGACTGCGCGACAGGCAATGGGCAGGCTGCCGCATTCCTTGCAGGATACTTTGATAGCGTGGTTGCAAGCGACGCAAGCAAGAAACAGATTGAAAACGCGCGGGCAGGCCCAAACGTCCGCTTTGCAGTGTTTCCTGCTGAAAAGCCAGACCTTGCGGATGCAAGCGTTGACCTGATTACGGTCGCAGTCGCGCTCCACTGGTTCCGCTTTGACGACTTTTACCGGGAGGTCAGGCGGGTCGCAAAAAAGGGCACAGTAATCGCCGCGTGGGCGTACGGGCTGCACTCTGTCAGCCCTGAGGTGGACAGGATAACGCAGACATTCTACAGGGACGTACTAGGCCGGTACTGGCCGGCAGAGGTCCGGTACGTGGAAAACAGGTACAAAGACATACCCTTTCCGTTCCCACAGATAAAGGCACCGAATTTCCAAATAGAGCTTGAATGGGACATACATAACCTGATAGGCTACCTGTATAGCTGGTCAGGCACGCAAAAATACATCGAGGAAAACAAGTCAGACCCCCTGGAAATGATATATCCTGAACTAGAAGCGGCATGGGGAAAGGAGCACGCCAAGAGGAAGGTGGTCTGGCCCATCTATCTGAAAGTGGGCCGGCTGTAG